The following proteins are co-located in the Micromonospora coriariae genome:
- a CDS encoding PH domain-containing protein: MAFPEDVLTEDEHVVLHLHPHWKALIRPIAVLVLAIAAVVAGVLLLPAGGGGSIALAVIGVLALVAVLWLGLWPFLVWRTTHYLFTNERVLLQQGVFSRDRRDLPLTRINDHSMNQRFIERLLGCGTLTIESAGERGQSVLADVPGVGQVQTTLYELVEAQHDKHSLGDGEMRDILADMREGKPLRDTTS; the protein is encoded by the coding sequence GTGGCGTTCCCCGAAGACGTGCTCACCGAGGACGAGCACGTCGTGCTGCACCTGCACCCGCACTGGAAGGCCTTGATCCGGCCGATCGCGGTGCTGGTGCTGGCCATCGCGGCGGTAGTCGCTGGCGTGCTCCTGCTGCCGGCTGGCGGCGGTGGCTCGATCGCGCTGGCCGTGATCGGCGTGCTCGCCCTGGTCGCCGTGCTCTGGCTCGGCCTGTGGCCTTTCCTGGTCTGGCGCACCACGCACTACCTGTTCACCAATGAGCGGGTGCTGCTCCAGCAGGGTGTCTTCTCCCGGGACCGGCGGGACCTCCCGCTCACCCGGATCAACGACCACTCGATGAACCAGCGTTTCATCGAGCGGCTGCTCGGCTGCGGCACGCTCACCATCGAGTCCGCCGGCGAACGCGGTCAGTCGGTGCTCGCCGACGTCCCGGGGGTCGGACAGGTGCAGACGACCCTGTACGAGCTGGTCGAGGCGCAGCACGACAAGCACTCGCTGGGCGACGGGGAGATGCGCGACATCCTCGCCGACATGCGCGAGGGCAAGCCGCTGCGCGACACCACGAGCTGA
- a CDS encoding biotin--[acetyl-CoA-carboxylase] ligase — protein MPGSPYTNLDRPPLSAARLRRALVAPHGPWARLELRTETGSTNADVAEAARAGEPEGLVVVAERQTAGRGRRGRVWQSPARAGIATSVLLRPGEAVPDRGWQAAPPTGYGWLPLLAGVALVEAVARLAELEATLKWPNDLLIGDAKCAGVLAEAVPGGAPDQPPAIVVGIGLNVTLRADELPVNPTGLPATSLQLAGAAATDRDPLLRALLRAVADWYDRWRAAGGDAVASGLRDAYLAACATVGREVRVLLPGGDDLTGTATGVDPDGQLLVTTHTGDRVLAAGDVLHLR, from the coding sequence ATGCCGGGCTCCCCGTACACCAATCTGGACCGCCCGCCGTTGTCGGCGGCCCGGCTGCGGCGCGCGTTGGTCGCGCCGCACGGCCCGTGGGCCCGGTTGGAGCTGCGCACCGAGACCGGTTCCACGAACGCCGACGTGGCCGAGGCGGCCCGGGCCGGCGAGCCGGAGGGTCTGGTCGTGGTCGCCGAGCGGCAGACCGCCGGTCGCGGCCGGCGCGGTCGCGTCTGGCAGTCGCCGGCGCGGGCCGGGATCGCCACCAGCGTGCTGCTGCGGCCCGGCGAGGCCGTGCCGGACCGCGGTTGGCAGGCCGCGCCGCCCACCGGGTACGGCTGGCTGCCGCTGCTGGCCGGCGTCGCGCTGGTCGAGGCGGTGGCCCGGCTGGCCGAGCTGGAGGCCACCCTGAAGTGGCCCAACGACCTGCTGATCGGCGACGCGAAGTGCGCCGGCGTGCTCGCCGAGGCGGTGCCCGGGGGCGCACCGGACCAGCCCCCGGCGATCGTGGTCGGTATCGGGCTGAACGTGACGCTGCGCGCCGACGAGCTGCCGGTGAACCCGACCGGGCTGCCGGCCACCTCGTTGCAGCTGGCCGGCGCGGCGGCCACCGACCGGGACCCGCTGCTGCGGGCGTTGCTGCGCGCGGTCGCCGACTGGTACGACCGCTGGCGCGCCGCTGGCGGGGACGCCGTTGCCAGCGGCCTGCGCGACGCCTACCTGGCGGCCTGTGCCACTGTCGGCCGCGAGGTGCGGGTCCTGCTTCCGGGCGGCGACGACCTGACCGGCACCGCCACCGGCGTGGATCCCGACGGTCAGCTCCTGGTCACCACCCACACCGGCGACCGGGTCCTGGCCGCCGGCGACGTCCTGCACCTCCGGTGA
- a CDS encoding acyl-CoA carboxylase subunit beta, whose protein sequence is MTTETGTNIHSTAGKLADLERRVDEAVHAGSARAVEKQHARGKKTARERIEMLLDEGSFVELDELARHRSTAFGLEKNRPYGDGVVTGYGTVDGRQVCVFAQDFTVFGGSLGEVFGEKIVKVMDLAMKIGCPVVGINDSGGARIQEGVVSLGLYGEIFFRNVRASGVIPQISLVMGPCAGGAVYSPAVTDFTVMVDQTSHMFITGPDVIKTVTGEDVGMEELGGARTHNSRSGNAHYLAADEEDAVDYVKALLSYLPSNNLDEPVVLEAPADLEISDEDRELDTLIPDSANQPYDIHRVIEHVLDDGEFLEVQPLYAQNIVVGYGRVEGRPVGVVANQPMHFAGTLDIAASEKAARFVRTCDAFNIPVLTFVDVPGFLPGTGQEWDGIIRRGAKLIYAYAEATVPKVTVITRKAYGGAYDVMGSKHLGADLNFAWPTAQIAVMGAQGAVNILYRSELAGAEDPAAVRAEKIAEYEDTLANPYVAAERGYIDSVIPPHETRTQIVRALRVLRTKREALPPKKHGNIPL, encoded by the coding sequence GTGACTACCGAGACCGGGACCAACATCCACAGCACCGCGGGCAAGCTGGCGGACCTGGAGCGCCGGGTCGACGAGGCGGTGCACGCCGGCTCGGCGCGGGCGGTCGAGAAGCAGCACGCCCGGGGCAAGAAGACCGCCCGCGAGCGGATCGAGATGCTGCTCGACGAGGGCTCCTTCGTCGAGCTCGACGAGCTGGCCCGGCACCGGTCCACGGCCTTCGGGCTGGAGAAGAACCGCCCGTACGGCGACGGTGTGGTCACCGGCTACGGCACGGTGGACGGCCGGCAGGTCTGTGTCTTCGCACAGGACTTCACGGTCTTCGGTGGCTCCCTCGGTGAGGTCTTCGGCGAGAAGATCGTCAAGGTGATGGACCTGGCCATGAAGATTGGCTGCCCGGTGGTGGGCATCAACGATTCCGGCGGGGCGCGCATCCAGGAGGGCGTGGTCTCTCTCGGCCTCTACGGCGAGATCTTCTTCCGCAACGTCCGGGCCTCCGGCGTCATCCCGCAGATCTCGCTGGTGATGGGCCCCTGTGCCGGCGGCGCGGTCTACTCCCCGGCGGTCACCGACTTCACAGTGATGGTCGACCAGACCTCGCACATGTTCATCACCGGTCCAGACGTGATCAAGACGGTGACCGGCGAGGACGTCGGCATGGAGGAGCTGGGCGGGGCCCGTACGCACAACTCGCGCAGCGGCAACGCGCACTACCTCGCCGCCGACGAGGAGGACGCGGTCGACTACGTCAAGGCGCTGCTGTCGTACCTGCCGTCGAACAACCTCGACGAGCCGGTGGTCCTGGAGGCTCCCGCCGACCTGGAGATCAGCGACGAGGACCGGGAGCTCGACACGCTGATCCCGGACTCGGCCAACCAGCCGTACGACATCCACCGGGTGATCGAGCACGTCCTCGACGACGGGGAGTTCCTGGAGGTCCAGCCGCTCTACGCGCAGAACATCGTGGTCGGTTACGGCCGCGTCGAGGGGCGCCCGGTCGGCGTGGTGGCCAACCAGCCGATGCACTTCGCCGGCACGCTGGACATCGCCGCCTCGGAGAAGGCCGCCCGGTTCGTCCGCACCTGCGACGCGTTCAACATCCCGGTGCTGACCTTCGTGGACGTGCCCGGCTTCCTGCCCGGTACCGGTCAGGAGTGGGACGGCATCATCCGTCGCGGCGCCAAGCTGATCTACGCGTATGCCGAGGCGACAGTCCCCAAGGTCACCGTGATCACCCGCAAGGCGTACGGCGGGGCGTACGACGTGATGGGCTCCAAGCATCTCGGCGCGGACCTGAACTTCGCCTGGCCGACCGCTCAGATCGCGGTGATGGGCGCGCAGGGCGCGGTGAACATCCTCTACCGCTCGGAGCTGGCCGGCGCCGAGGATCCGGCGGCGGTTCGGGCCGAGAAGATCGCCGAGTACGAGGACACCCTGGCCAACCCGTACGTGGCCGCCGAGCGCGGGTACATCGACTCGGTGATCCCGCCGCACGAGACGCGCACCCAGATCGTCCGGGCGCTGCGTGTGCTGCGCACCAAGCGGGAGGCGTTGCCGCCCAAGAAGCACGGCAACATCCCCCTCTGA